One genomic segment of Gavia stellata isolate bGavSte3 unplaced genomic scaffold, bGavSte3.hap2 HAP2_SCAFFOLD_200, whole genome shotgun sequence includes these proteins:
- the LOC132321017 gene encoding olfactory receptor 14C36-like: protein MSNSSSITQFLLLAFADTRELQLLHFWLFLGIYLAALLGNGLIITAIVCDHHLHTPMYFFLLNLSLLDLGSISTTLPKSMANSLLDTRAISYAACAAQVFLYVFLMSSEFYLLTIMAYDRYVAICKPLHYGTLLGSRACVHMAAAAWGSCFLYAVLHTANTFSIPLCQGNAVDQFFCEIPQILKLSCSESYLSEVGLLAVSLLVGFGCFVFIVLSYVQIFRAVLRIPSEQGCHKAFSTCIPHLAVVSLFVSTVMFAYLKPPSISSPSLDLVMAVLYSVVPPVLNPLIYSMRNQELKDALRKILSWTFCCSHKVPITLHK, encoded by the coding sequence atgtccaacagcagctccatcacccagttcctcctcctggcattcgcagacacacgggagctgcagctcttgcacttctggctcttcctgggcatctacctggctgccctcctgggcaacggcctcatcatcaccgccatagtctgcgaccaccacctccacacccccatgtacttcttcctcctcaacctctccctcctcgacctgggctccatctccaccactctccccaaatccatggccaattcccttTTGGATACCAGGGCCATTTCCTATGCAGCATGTGCTGCCCAGGTCTTTCTGTATGTCTTCTTGATGTCCTCAGAGTTTTATCTCCTCACcatcatggcctatgaccgctacgttgccatctgcaaacccctgcactacgggaccctcctgggcagcagagcttgtgtccacatggcagcagctgcctggggcagttGTTTCCtctatgctgtgctgcacactgccaatacattttccatacccctctgccaaggcaatgcagtggaccagttcttctgtgaaatcccccagatcctcaagctctcctgctcagaatCCTACCTCAGTGAGGTTGGGCTTCTTGCGGTTAGTCTCTTAGTAGgatttgggtgttttgttttcattgtgctgtcctacgtgcagatcttcagggccgtgctgaggatcccctctgagcaaGGATgccacaaagccttttccacgtgcatccctcacctggccgtggtctccctgtttGTCAGCACTGTCatgtttgcctacctgaagcccccttccatctcttccccatccctggatCTGGTGATGGcagttctgtactcggtggtgcccCCAGTGttgaaccccctcatctacagcatgaggaaccaggagctcaaggatgccctgaGGAAAATTCTTTCATGGACATTTTGCTGCAGTCATAAAGTTCCCATTACTCTCCACAAATGA